TCGACGATCCCTGCGCGTGCCTGCGGCACGATCCGCACGGTCTTGGCGAGCACCAGGACCGCGAGGATCGCGAGCAGGGCGAACAGCACCAGTGCAACCGGCATGGTGTCCCCTTCTGTTGTGTCAGTTCTCGGAGTGGTTCGGAGGCGGGTCGAGCCGCGGGATCTCGTGCACCAGCGCGGTCGCCCCCTTGATCTGGAACACGTCGACGCGGGCCCCCTCGGGGATCACCCGGGTCTCGTCGTAGGCACGGGCGGTCCACAGCTCACCGTTGATCCGCACCTGGCCGGAGTCGGCGCTGACCTCGGCGACGACGACGCCCTGCTTGCCCACGAGCGCGTCGTGGCCCAGGGTCAGCTCGGGCCCGGAGTGCAGCCGCTTGACGATGCCAGGCCGGACCAGCGCCAGCATCGCCACCGACGTGGCGAGGGCGGCGATGATCTGCGCGGCCACCGGCAGGCCGATCAGCGCGGTGAGGATGCCGACGCCGGCCCCCGCCGCGAGCATCAGCAGGACCAGGTCCAGGCTCAGCAGCTCGGCGGCGGCGAGCAGGACCATGAGACCGGTCCAGATCTGCCAGCCGTACTCGTCGAACCACTCCATGCCTGCAGCCTAGTCGCGCTCAGGCGCCGCGCGGCTTCGCTCGGCGGCGCGCCGCCCAGCGACCGTCCTGGTGCTGCAGCACCAGCGGCATCCCGAAGGTGTCGGAGAGGATCTCCTCGGTCATCACGTGCTCCAGCGGACCGGCGGCGACCACCCGTCCGCGGCGCATCAGCAGCGCGTGCGTGAAGCCGGGCGGGATCTCCTCGACGTGGTGGGAGACCAGCACGGTGGCCGGGGCGGCCTCGTCCATCGCGAGCGTCGACAGGGTGGAGACCAGGTCCTCGCGGCCGCCGAGGTCGAGACCGGCGGCCGGCTCGTCGAGCAGCAGCAGCTCGGGGTCGGTCATCAGCGCACGGGCGATCTGCACCCGCTTGCGCTCGCCCTCGCTGAGGGTGCCGAAGGTGCGGTCCACCAGGTGCGCGACCCCGAGCTCCGCGAGCAGCTCGTCGGCCCGCTGGTGGTCGAGCTCGTCGTACCGCTCGCGCCAGCGGCCGAGAACGGCGTACGACGCGGAGACCACCACGTCGTGCACCC
The DNA window shown above is from Nocardioides mesophilus and carries:
- a CDS encoding NfeD family protein, whose amino-acid sequence is MEWFDEYGWQIWTGLMVLLAAAELLSLDLVLLMLAAGAGVGILTALIGLPVAAQIIAALATSVAMLALVRPGIVKRLHSGPELTLGHDALVGKQGVVVAEVSADSGQVRINGELWTARAYDETRVIPEGARVDVFQIKGATALVHEIPRLDPPPNHSEN
- a CDS encoding ABC transporter ATP-binding protein, whose protein sequence is MDPVLELADVSVRRGTATLIEGVDWTVEEDERWVILGPNGAGKTTLLQVASAQIHPTGGVAGILGEVLGTVDVFELRPRIGLTSASLAERIPRDERVHDVVVSASYAVLGRWRERYDELDHQRADELLAELGVAHLVDRTFGTLSEGERKRVQIARALMTDPELLLLDEPAAGLDLGGREDLVSTLSTLAMDEAAPATVLVSHHVEEIPPGFTHALLMRRGRVVAAGPLEHVMTEEILSDTFGMPLVLQHQDGRWAARRRAKPRGA